One Ancylobacter novellus DSM 506 genomic window, GCAGCGTCGCGGTGATGCCTTCCTCGTCCTGGGTGAAGTCGACGAGGCGCACGCCGAGCTCCGGCCGCACGCCGCGCTCCGCCAGATGCCGCCCCAGCACCCCCTCGGTGCCGCTCTGCGGCAGCATCAGCGCGAAGGGGTAGGGGGTCACGACGTCCTTCAGCTCGATCCGCGCGATGGGCTCGGCGCCGGCGATGATGTTGGCGACGGTGACCTTGTTGCCGCGCGAGACGAGCTCGGCGCTGACCCCGTCGCCGGCGCGCTCCAGGAGTTCCAGCGTGCGCGGCCACAGCGCCACCGCGCGCGAGGTGTAGGCGCGCTCGGTCATCTGGTCGACGAGGCGCACCGGCACACGGTAGCGCGCCAGTTCCAGCGCCATGGTGAGGCCGACCGGACCGGCGCCGACGATGAGGACGGGTTCGGTCATGACCGCTTTCCCTGCCTGGTTCATGGATCGGGCCGCCGTCATTCATGCACGGCGGGGCGTCGACATCCACCGGCGGCGCACGGGACGCGCCGCTACTCAACCGCCGACCTGCCCGAACTAAACACGCGGCACGCTGCAATGCAGCAATGAATGGCACTTGCGTTGTTGAGCAAATCGTACTCAACTAAACACAACACTAAATCTGCCGACGCCAATCGTGCCGATGGAAAATCAATGGAGGGGGCTTGGGCCCACCTCTTTCTCTGGGAGGAGAGCATGCTGAAGAAGTGGGTACCCCTGTTCGGGGCGGCGGCCGTCTGCGCCGCGGCGGCCATGCCCCAGGCGGCGAAAGCCGAGCAGCTGACGCTGTGCTGGGCGGCCTGGGATCCGGCGAATGCGCTGGTGGAACTGTCCAAGGACTTCACCGCCAAGACCGGCACCACGATGACGTTCGAGTTCGTCCCGTGGACGAGCTATGCCGACCGCTTCCTCAACGAGCTCAACTCGAAGGGCAAGCTCTGCGACCTGATCATCGGCGATAGCCAGTGGATCGGCGGCGCGGCGGAGAACGGCCATTACGTGAAGCTGAACGACTTCTTCGCCAAGGAAGGCATCAAGATGGATGACTTCGTGCCGGCGACGGTGGTCGGCTATTCGGAATGGCCGAAGAACACGCCGAACTACTGGGCGCTGCCGGCCATGGGCGACGTGGTCGGCTGGACCTACCGCAAGGACTGGTTCGAGCGTCCCGAGCTCCAGAAGGAGTTCAAGGCCAAGTATGGCTGGGACCTCGCCGCGCCCAAGACCTACGACCAGCTCAAGCAGATCGGCGAGTTCTTCCAGAAGCGGCAGATCGACGGCAAGACCGTCTATGGCGCCTCGATCTACACCGAGCGCGGCTCGGAAGGCATCACCATGGGCGTGACCAACGTCCTCTACGACTGGGGTTTCATGTACGACAACCCCAAGAAGCCCTACGACATGGAGGGCTACGTCAACTCGCCCGACGCGGTGAAGGGGCTGGAGTTCTACAAGGCGCTCTATGACTGCTGCACGCCGCCCGGCGCGTCCAACGTCTACATGGTGGAATCGGCTGACGCCTTCAAATCCGGCCAGGTGGCGATGCAGATGAACTTCGCCTTCACCTGGCCCGGCCTCTACAAGGACGAGAAGGTCGGCGGCAACCGCATCGGCTTCTTCCCGAACCCGAAGGAGAAGTACCACTTCGCCCAGCTCGGCGGGCAGGGCATCTCGGTGGTCTCCTATTCCGACAAGCGCGACGCGGCGCTTCAGTACATCAAGTGGTTCGCCCAGCCCGACGTGCAGGCCAAATGGTGGAAGCTCGGCGGCTTCTCCTGCCTGAAGGCGGTGGTCGACGCCCCCGACTTCAAGACCAGCCAGCCCTACGCCCCGGCCTTCCTCGAATCCATGGCGATCGTGAAGGATTTCTGGGCCGAGCCGAGCTACGCCGAGCTGCTGCAGGCCATGCAGAAGCGGGTGCATGACTACGTCATCGCCAACAAGGGCACGGCCAAGCAGGCGCTGGACGAGCTGGTCGTCGACTGGACCGAGATCTTCAAGGACGACGGCAAGATCTGACGAAGCTCGGCGGCGAGCGCCTGCGTGCTTCGAGACGCGGGGCGTCGCCCCGCTCCTCAGCATGAGGGAGGCTTCCTCATCCTGAGGTGCCCGGCGCAGCCGGGCCTCGAAGGACGCAGCACCTGACCGCTGCGAGGTCCCCCGAGGCCTTGGCCTTTCCCGACCTCCTCCCGATGGCGACCCGGTTCTTCGAGACCGGACCGGGTCGCCCCCTTTCCGCCGACACCAGCGAGTGCGCGCGTGAACTCATCCCATCAGACCTTCGCCGAGAAGGCGTCCCGACTGGCCACCGAGGCGGCCGTGCGGGCGACGCCGGAGCCCCTCGCCAAACGGGTGCGCGGCTTCTCAGACCGGGCCATCGCCTGGCTGTTCATCGCCCCGACCATCGCCCTGCTCTTGGCGATCAACATCTTCCCGCTGTTCTGGGCGATCTACTTGTCCTTCACCAACTACCGGGCCAACCGGCCCAATGCCGAGGTGAGGAATATCGGGCTCAGCAACTATTCGCGCATCCTCAACGACCCCGACATCTGGGCGTCGATGCAGACGACGGCGCATTTCGTATTCTGGACCATCCTCCTGCAGACGGTGATCGGCTTCGGCCTCGCCTATCTGATCGACCGCAAGTTCCGCGGCCACGCCTTCTGGACCACGCTCATCCTGATCCCGATGATGCTGTCGCCCGCCGTGGTCGGCAATTTCTGGCGCTTCCTCTACGAGCCGCAGATCGGCCTCTTCGCCTATGCGGTGTCGTTCCTAACCGGCATCCCGACCTCCGACATCCAGATGCTCGGCAGCGTGCAGCTGGCGCCCTGGGCGATCGTCATCGTCGATACCTGGATGTGGACGCCCTACGTCATGCTGATCTGCCTCGCCGGGCTCAGGTCCATCCCCGACTACATCTATGAGGCGGCCGAGGTCGACCGCGCCTCGCCCTGGCGGCAGTTCTGGTCGATCACCGTGCCGATGGCGCTGCCCTTCATCATGCTGGCGGTGCTGTTCCGCGGCATCGAGAACTTCAAGATGTTCGACATGGTGAACCTGCTCACCGGCGGCGGGCCCGGCTCGACCACGGAGGTCGCCTCCATCGCGCTCAAGCGCGACGCCTTCGAGGCCTGGGCGACCGGGCGCTCCTCGGCCTTCGCCATCGTGCTGTTCGTCGCGGTGTTCGGCCTCGCCAACATCTACGTCAAGGCGCTCAACCGGGTGAAGCAGAGATGAGCACCGCCAAGCCCGCCGCGGGCACCGCCGCCCACTCCGTCGTCGAGCCGAGCGCCAATTCCAAGCGCATCGCCGCCACGCTGGTCATCCTCTACGCGGTGATCACCATGGTGCCGCTGGTTTGGATCTTCCTGACCAGCATCAAGTCGCCGCCGGATTCGATCTCCTATCCGCCGAAGATCCTGTTCACCCCCTCGCTCGAGGGCTACTGCAACCTCTTCACCACCCGCACGCGGCAGACGCCGGAATATATCGCCGCGCTGCCGCCGCCGGAGAACACCTGCGACGCCGTTACCCGCGAGCGCAACATGGTGATCGCCGGCCCGTCCAACTTCCTGCCGCGCTTCGTCAATTCGCTGATCATCGCCTTCGGCTCGACCTTCCTCGCCGTGGGGCTCGGCACGCTGGCGGCCTATGGCTTCTCGCGCTTCAAGGTGCCGCTGGCCGACGACCTGCTCTTCTTCATCCTGTCGACGCGGATGATGCCGCCCATCGCGGTCGCGATCCCGATCTTCCTGATGTACCGGGAGCTCGGCCTCTCCGACACCGCCATCGGCATGATGCTGCTCTACACGGCGGTGAACGTCTCGCTCGCCGTCTGGCTGCTCAAGGGCTTCATCGACGAGATCCCGCGCGAATACGAGGAGGCGGCGATGATCGACGGCTACACGCGCCTCCAGGCCTTCCGCAAGGTGGTGCTGCCGCAGGCGACGACCGGCATCGCCGCCACCGCCATCTTCTGCCTGATCTTCGCCTGGAACGAATATGCCTTCGCCTCGCTGCTCACCTCGGGCAGCGCCCAGACCGCGCCGCCCTTCATCCCGACCATCATCGGCGAGGGCGGGCAGGACTGGCCGGCGGTGGCGGCCGGCACGACCATCTTCCTGGTGCCGATCCTCGTCTTCACCATCCTGCTGCGCAAGCAGCTGCTGCGCGGCATCACCTTCGGGGCGGTGCGCAAATGAGCGACCGCACCCTCATCATCCCGAAGAAGCGCCGCCCCTTCTTCCTGCGGCGCGGGCCGATGGAGGCGCTTGCCGTCCTCCTCATCGCGCTCGGCTTCCTCATGCTGTTCCAGCCCTTCTGGCTGGTGCTCTACACCTATTCCTTCGTCACCCTCCTGGCCGGCACGGCGATGTTCACCGTCGTGTCCAAGTTCCCGGAATAACGCCATGGCCGAGATCAGGGTCGAGCATCTGCGCAAGGAGTTCGGCGATTTCGTCGCCGTGCAGGATTCCACCTTCACCGTCGAGGACGGCTCGTTCCTCGCGCTGCTGGGGCCTTCGGGCTGCGGCAAGACCACGACGCTGCGCATGATCGCCGGGCTGGAACTGCCGACCGGCGGCGCCATCCGCCTCGCCGGCGAGGACGTGACCTATCGCCGGGCCAGCGAGCGCGACATCGCCTTCGTGTTCCAGCTCTTCGCGCTCTACCCGCATATGAATGTGCGCGCGAATATTGGCTTCCCGCTGCTGGCGCAGGGCGTGCCCAAGGCGGAGATAAAGCGTCGCGTCGAGGAGACGGCCAAGCTTCTCCAGATCGACCACATCCTCGACCGCCCGGTCTCGGGCCTCGCCGGCGGCGACCGCCAGCGCGTGGCGCTCGGGCGCGCCATCGTGCGCCGGCCGAAATGCTTCCTGATGGACGAGCCGCTCGGCACGCTCGACGCCGAGTTCCGCGAGGTGATGGTCCGCGAGCTGCGCGAGCTGCACAACCGCATCCACGCCACCACGGTCTATGTCACCCACGACCAGATCGAGGCCATGGCTATGGCCGACAAGATCGCGGTCATGAACCATGGCGTGGTCGAGCAGTTCGGCACGCCGCAGGAGATCTATGACCGCCCGGCCTCCATGTATGTCGCCGATTTCATCGGCTCGCCGCCGATGAACTTCATCCGCTTCAATGGCGGCCTGCCGCGCGGCGCGCGCATCGCCCGCATCGGCGTGGCGGCGATCGAGATGCCGGAGCTGCGCGAGGAGGTCGCGCCCGGCGACCTCGCGCTCGGCGTGCGGCCCGAACATGTGCGGCTGGTGGAGTCCTCGCCTTTGCGCGGGGCGATCTATGGCAGCGAATATCTCGGCACCAACCAGATCGTCACCGTGGAGACCGAGGGCGGGCTGGTGCGTGCCCGCCTGCCGGCCGACCGCGGCTACACCATAGGCGAGCCGGTCGGCCTCGCCTTCAAGAGCGAGCGGCTGTCGCTGTTCGAGGCCCGTTCCGGCCGGGCGATCCGCTCCGCCCTGCACGAGGGCGAACTGCGCCGGGAGGCCCGCCATGGCTGACGTCATCCTCAAGGGCATCACCAAGAGCTTCGGCGACAAGCGCGCCGTCGACGCGGTCGATCTCCACATACATGACGGCGAGTTCGTCGTGCTGCTCGGCCCCACGGGCGCCGGCAAGACCACGACGCTGCGGCTCATCGCCGGGCTGGAGGCGCCGGACGCCGGCACGCTGCACATAGGCGGGCGGCCGATGCAGGGCCTCGCGCCGGCGAGCCGCGACGTCGCCTTCGTGTTCCAGCAATATTCGCTCTACCCGCATCTGACCGTCTACGAGAACCTCGCCTTCCCGCTGCGCTCGCCGGCCTGCCGCATGGACGCGGCCACCATCGATGCGCGGGTGCGGCAGGTCGCGAAGATGGTGCGCATCGACCACAAGCTGGAGAACCGCTCGACGCGGCTCTCCGGCGGCGAGATGCAGCGCGTCGCCATCGGCCGGGCGCTGGTGCGCCGGCCCTCCATCTACCTGATGGACGAGCCGCTCTCCTCGCTCGACGCCAAGCTGCGGGCGGAACTGCGCCTGGAGCTGAAGCGCATCCAGAAGGAACTGGGCGCGACGCTGCTCTACGTCACCCACGACCAGATCGAGGCCATGACCATGGCCGACCGCATCGGCATCCTCTCCGAGGGCCGGCTGGTGCAGATCGGCACGCCGCGCGAGATCTACACCGACCCGGCGAACCTGCACGTCGCCGCCCGCCTCGGCCAGCCGCACATCAACATATTGCCGGTCGGCCTGCTGCCGGGCGGCGAGGCGCCGGCGGGCGCGACGCGGGTCGGCGCGCGCACCGAGCACATCGCCATCGCCCGGCAGGACGGCGGCAATGCGCGGGTCGACTGGATCGAGCATCTCGGCGACCAGAACCACCTGCACATCAAGGTGGGCGAGCACAGGCTGGTGACGCTGGCCGATCCCGACATGCCGGTCGTGCCCGGCGACGGGATCAGCGTCACCTTAAGGAACCCGCTCTATTTCGGTCACGATGGAAGCCGACTCGGTGGCTGAAGGCTTGCGTAACGAGGTCCGGCGCCCGCGCCGGATGTCGCGTTGAACGGATGGGAAGGCAGCGATGAAACATTTCTTCAACCGCCGGGACAGCATCGTCACCGAGGCGCTGGACGGGCTCCTGCGCACGACGCCGCCCGGCCGGCTGGCGCGGCTCGACACCTATCCGGACATCAAGGTCGTGCTGCGCGCCGACTGGGACAAGTCGAAGGTCGCCGTGGTCTCCGGCGGCGGCGCCGGGCACGAGCCGTCGCACGCCGGCTTCGTCGGCAAGGGCATGCTGACCGCCGCCGTCTCCGGCGAGATCTTCGCCTCGCCGAGCGTGGAAGCCGTGCTCACCGCCATCCGCGCGGTGACCGGCGCGCCGGGCTGCCTGCTCATCGTCAAGAACTACACCGGCGACCGGCTCAATTTCGGCCTCGCCGCCGAGCGCGCCCGCACTGAAGGCTTCGACGTCGAGATGGTCATCGTCGCCGACGACATCGCCCTGCCTGACATCGCCCAGCCGCGCGGCGTCGCCGGCACGCTGTTCGTGCACAAGATCGCCGGCCATCATGCGGAGATGGGCGCGGACCTTGCGACCGTCGCCGAGGCGGCGCGGGCGGCGGCGGGCGACATCGTCTCGCTCGGCGTGTCGCTCTCCTCCTGCTCCATTCCCGGCCAGCCCTTCGAGGCGCGGCTCGGCGAGGACGAGGGCGAGCTCGGCCTCGGCATCCATGGCGAGCCCGGCGTCGAGCGCATAGCCCTGCGCCCGGCCTCCGAGATCGTCGCGCTGATGGCCGAGCGGCTTTCTGCCCGGCTGGAGGACGGCGCCGACTATGCGCTGCTGATCAACAATCTCGGCGCCGTGCCGCCGCTGGAGATGGGTCTGATCGCCGAGGCGCTCCTCACCTCGAAGCTCGGCAAGGATGCGCGGCTCGTCATCGGCCCGGCGCCGCTGATGACGGCGCTCAACATGAACGGCTTCTCGCTCTCCTATCTGCGCCTCGACGCCGCCCGCGCGGTGGCGCTGGCCTCGCCGGTCGAGCCGCTCGCCTGGCGGCCGGCGGTCGTCACCGGCGACATCGCCGTGCTGCCCGCGCCCGCCTCGCACAAGGTGCCCGTGGCGGCGGGGAGCGGCGATGCGACGGCGGAGGCCGCCATCCGCGCGGTCTGCGCCACGCTGACCGGGCTGGAGGAGGAGCTGAACCGCCTCGACGCCCGCGCCGGCGACGGCGATACCGGCTCCACGGTCGCCACCGGCGCCCGCGCCATCGAAGCCGTGCTGCCGCAGCTTCCGCTCGCCGACCGGGCCGCGACCTTCGCCGCCATCGGCGAGACGCTGGGCACCGCCATGGGCGGGTCGAGCGGCGTCTTGATGTCGATCTTCTTCACCGCCGCCGCCAAGGCCTCGGCCGAGGGCGGCGACGTGCCCGCCGCTTTGCTCGCCGGCCTCGACCGCGTGGTGTTCTATGGCGGGGCGACGCCCGGCGCGCGTACCATGGTCGACGCGCTCGATCCCGGCCTGAAGGCGCTCGCCGCCAACGGCCTTTCCGCCGCCGCGGCGGCGGCCGGGGCGGGGGCGGAAGCGACCAAGGCGATGGCGCGGGCACGGGCCGGCCGCGCCGCCTATCTCGGCGCGCGCGATCTGGAAGGCTCGCCCGATCCCGGAGCGGTCGCGGTGGCCCGGGCGTTCGAGGCGCTCGCGCGCGGCTGAGCCGCGCCGGAGCGCGGGAGAGGGGATGAGGATGCAGCTCGACGCCGCCGATCTCACCGCGCTCATTGCGCTCTGCCGCGCCGAGATCGACCTTCATTGCGAGCATCTCTCGGTGCTCGACAGCGCCATCGGCGACGGCGACCACGGCGCCAATATGCGGCGCGGGCTGGAGGCGGTGTATGCCGAGCGCGAGGCGATCGCCGCCCTCCCGCTGCCGGCGGCGCTGGAGAAGATCGGCCTCGTGCTGGTGATGAGCATAGGCGGCGCCGCCGGGCCGCTCTACGGCACGCTGCTGATGGAGCTCGGCCGCGGCCTGCCCGACGCGCCCGATGCCGCCGCCTTCGCCGCCACCCTCGGCCGCGCGGTCGAGGCGGTGGCGCGGCGCGGGCGCTCCGGGCCGGGCGACAAGACGCTGCTCGACGTACTCTATCCGGTGCAGGCGGAGGTCGCCGGCCGCGCGGCACCCGCCCGCATCGCCGAATGCGCGCAATCGGCGGCCCGCGCGACCGAGATGATGCTGGCGCGGCGCGGCCGGGCGTCCTATCTCGGCGAGCGCTCGGTCGGCCACGAGGATCCGGGCGCGTCGAGCTGCGCCCTGCTCACCACCACGATCTGCCTCTACCTCAAGGAGCATGCCGCCCCATGACCGCGCGAGAGCAGGGGTCATCCGCCGCCAATGTCGGCATCGTCATCGTCTCGCACTCGCCGCTGGTGGCGCAGGGCGCGGCCGACATGGTGCGCCAGATGGTCGGCGACTGCGTGCCGCTGGCCTGGACCGGCGGCAATGCCGAGGGCGGGCTCGGCACCCATGTGCGCGGCATCAGCGCGGCCATCGAGAAGGCATGGTCGGAGGCGGGGGTCGCCATCTTCGTCGATCTCGGCGGGGCGGAGACCAACAGCGAGATGGCGGTGGAACTGCTCGGCCCCGCCCGCGCCGCCAAGGTCGCCATCTGCAATGCGCCGCTCGTCGAGGGCGCCGTGGTGGCGGCGGCGGAAGCCTCGGGCGGCTCGGCGCTCGCCCGCGTCGTCGCGACGGCGGAAGAGTTGTCGTCCTGATGAGCGAGCTCACTCCCCTTCTCGGGCGGCCCGGCGCCGCCCATCGCGGACAGGCCGTGGTGGAAGTCACCCACGGCATCGGCCTGCACGCGCGCCCTTCCGTCGCCTTCACCCGCCTCGCCAAGAGCTTCCCCTGCACCATCGAGGTGGCGGTGGACGGCTCCAATGAATGGTTCAACGGCAAGAGCATCGTGAAGATCATCGGCGCC contains:
- a CDS encoding ABC transporter substrate-binding protein, which gives rise to MLKKWVPLFGAAAVCAAAAMPQAAKAEQLTLCWAAWDPANALVELSKDFTAKTGTTMTFEFVPWTSYADRFLNELNSKGKLCDLIIGDSQWIGGAAENGHYVKLNDFFAKEGIKMDDFVPATVVGYSEWPKNTPNYWALPAMGDVVGWTYRKDWFERPELQKEFKAKYGWDLAAPKTYDQLKQIGEFFQKRQIDGKTVYGASIYTERGSEGITMGVTNVLYDWGFMYDNPKKPYDMEGYVNSPDAVKGLEFYKALYDCCTPPGASNVYMVESADAFKSGQVAMQMNFAFTWPGLYKDEKVGGNRIGFFPNPKEKYHFAQLGGQGISVVSYSDKRDAALQYIKWFAQPDVQAKWWKLGGFSCLKAVVDAPDFKTSQPYAPAFLESMAIVKDFWAEPSYAELLQAMQKRVHDYVIANKGTAKQALDELVVDWTEIFKDDGKI
- a CDS encoding carbohydrate ABC transporter permease, which produces MNSSHQTFAEKASRLATEAAVRATPEPLAKRVRGFSDRAIAWLFIAPTIALLLAINIFPLFWAIYLSFTNYRANRPNAEVRNIGLSNYSRILNDPDIWASMQTTAHFVFWTILLQTVIGFGLAYLIDRKFRGHAFWTTLILIPMMLSPAVVGNFWRFLYEPQIGLFAYAVSFLTGIPTSDIQMLGSVQLAPWAIVIVDTWMWTPYVMLICLAGLRSIPDYIYEAAEVDRASPWRQFWSITVPMALPFIMLAVLFRGIENFKMFDMVNLLTGGGPGSTTEVASIALKRDAFEAWATGRSSAFAIVLFVAVFGLANIYVKALNRVKQR
- a CDS encoding carbohydrate ABC transporter permease; translated protein: MSTAKPAAGTAAHSVVEPSANSKRIAATLVILYAVITMVPLVWIFLTSIKSPPDSISYPPKILFTPSLEGYCNLFTTRTRQTPEYIAALPPPENTCDAVTRERNMVIAGPSNFLPRFVNSLIIAFGSTFLAVGLGTLAAYGFSRFKVPLADDLLFFILSTRMMPPIAVAIPIFLMYRELGLSDTAIGMMLLYTAVNVSLAVWLLKGFIDEIPREYEEAAMIDGYTRLQAFRKVVLPQATTGIAATAIFCLIFAWNEYAFASLLTSGSAQTAPPFIPTIIGEGGQDWPAVAAGTTIFLVPILVFTILLRKQLLRGITFGAVRK
- a CDS encoding ABC transporter ATP-binding protein produces the protein MAEIRVEHLRKEFGDFVAVQDSTFTVEDGSFLALLGPSGCGKTTTLRMIAGLELPTGGAIRLAGEDVTYRRASERDIAFVFQLFALYPHMNVRANIGFPLLAQGVPKAEIKRRVEETAKLLQIDHILDRPVSGLAGGDRQRVALGRAIVRRPKCFLMDEPLGTLDAEFREVMVRELRELHNRIHATTVYVTHDQIEAMAMADKIAVMNHGVVEQFGTPQEIYDRPASMYVADFIGSPPMNFIRFNGGLPRGARIARIGVAAIEMPELREEVAPGDLALGVRPEHVRLVESSPLRGAIYGSEYLGTNQIVTVETEGGLVRARLPADRGYTIGEPVGLAFKSERLSLFEARSGRAIRSALHEGELRREARHG
- a CDS encoding ABC transporter ATP-binding protein, which codes for MADVILKGITKSFGDKRAVDAVDLHIHDGEFVVLLGPTGAGKTTTLRLIAGLEAPDAGTLHIGGRPMQGLAPASRDVAFVFQQYSLYPHLTVYENLAFPLRSPACRMDAATIDARVRQVAKMVRIDHKLENRSTRLSGGEMQRVAIGRALVRRPSIYLMDEPLSSLDAKLRAELRLELKRIQKELGATLLYVTHDQIEAMTMADRIGILSEGRLVQIGTPREIYTDPANLHVAARLGQPHINILPVGLLPGGEAPAGATRVGARTEHIAIARQDGGNARVDWIEHLGDQNHLHIKVGEHRLVTLADPDMPVVPGDGISVTLRNPLYFGHDGSRLGG
- a CDS encoding dihydroxyacetone kinase subunit DhaK, whose product is MKHFFNRRDSIVTEALDGLLRTTPPGRLARLDTYPDIKVVLRADWDKSKVAVVSGGGAGHEPSHAGFVGKGMLTAAVSGEIFASPSVEAVLTAIRAVTGAPGCLLIVKNYTGDRLNFGLAAERARTEGFDVEMVIVADDIALPDIAQPRGVAGTLFVHKIAGHHAEMGADLATVAEAARAAAGDIVSLGVSLSSCSIPGQPFEARLGEDEGELGLGIHGEPGVERIALRPASEIVALMAERLSARLEDGADYALLINNLGAVPPLEMGLIAEALLTSKLGKDARLVIGPAPLMTALNMNGFSLSYLRLDAARAVALASPVEPLAWRPAVVTGDIAVLPAPASHKVPVAAGSGDATAEAAIRAVCATLTGLEEELNRLDARAGDGDTGSTVATGARAIEAVLPQLPLADRAATFAAIGETLGTAMGGSSGVLMSIFFTAAAKASAEGGDVPAALLAGLDRVVFYGGATPGARTMVDALDPGLKALAANGLSAAAAAAGAGAEATKAMARARAGRAAYLGARDLEGSPDPGAVAVARAFEALARG
- the dhaL gene encoding dihydroxyacetone kinase subunit DhaL gives rise to the protein MRMQLDAADLTALIALCRAEIDLHCEHLSVLDSAIGDGDHGANMRRGLEAVYAEREAIAALPLPAALEKIGLVLVMSIGGAAGPLYGTLLMELGRGLPDAPDAAAFAATLGRAVEAVARRGRSGPGDKTLLDVLYPVQAEVAGRAAPARIAECAQSAARATEMMLARRGRASYLGERSVGHEDPGASSCALLTTTICLYLKEHAAP
- the dhaM gene encoding dihydroxyacetone kinase phosphoryl donor subunit DhaM translates to MTAREQGSSAANVGIVIVSHSPLVAQGAADMVRQMVGDCVPLAWTGGNAEGGLGTHVRGISAAIEKAWSEAGVAIFVDLGGAETNSEMAVELLGPARAAKVAICNAPLVEGAVVAAAEASGGSALARVVATAEELSS
- a CDS encoding HPr family phosphocarrier protein, translated to MSELTPLLGRPGAAHRGQAVVEVTHGIGLHARPSVAFTRLAKSFPCTIEVAVDGSNEWFNGKSIVKIIGARIRRGTRLRIRAEGSRAEEAVAALSELVRRNFDEDRKNGRPDGRPA